A window of the Hevea brasiliensis isolate MT/VB/25A 57/8 chromosome 6, ASM3005281v1, whole genome shotgun sequence genome harbors these coding sequences:
- the LOC110644842 gene encoding ras-related protein RABA5e: MSSDDEGGEEYLFKIVIIGDSAVGKSNLLSRYARNEFNLHSKATIGVEFQTQSMEIDGKEVKAQIWDTAGQERFRAVTSAYYRGAVGALIVYDISRRTTFNSVDRWLEELKTHSDTTVARMLVGNKCDLENIRDVSVEEGKSLAEAEGLFFMETSALDSTNVKKAFEIVIREIYNNVSRKVLNSDTYKAELSLNRVTLVNNGTDGSKQSQNYFSSCCSR; encoded by the exons ATGTCGTCGGACGATGAGGGAGGAGAGGAGTACCTTTTCAAGATCGTGATTATTGGGGACTCTGCCGTCGGCAAATCCAATCTCCTGTCACGGTATGCGCGGAACGAGTTCAATTTGCACTCCAAGGCCACCATAGGTGTGGAATTCCAGACCCAGAGCATGGAAATAGACGGCAAGGAAGTCAAGGCTCAGATTTGGGACACCGCCGGTCAAGAGAGGTTCCGTGCTGTAACTTCCGCTTACTACAGAGGTGCTGTTGGTGCTCTCATTGTCTACGATATTAGCCGCCGCACTACTTTTAATAGCGTTGATCGTTGGCTTGAGGAGCTCAAGA CTCATTCTGATACAACTGTGGCTAGGATGCTGGTTGGGAACAAATGTGATTTAGAGAATATCAGGGATGTTAGTGTTGAGGAAGGCAAAAGCCTTGCAGAAGCAGAAGGATTATTTTTCATGGAGACATCTGCCCTTGATTCAACAAATGTTAAAAAGGCTTTTGAGATTGTTATTCGAGAGATTTATAACAATGTGAGCCGGAAGGTCCTGAACTCTGATACTTACAAAGCTGAATTGTCATTGAACAGGGTAACTCTTGTTAATAATGGGACTGATGGATCAAAACAATCTCAAAACTACTTTTCCTCCTGTTGCTCCAGGTGA
- the LOC110644845 gene encoding pirin-like protein isoform X1, with protein sequence MQAICNKFLFSLYPTTTTKSNIMSAYNQSPGFNRPRLVTKEFLATPQSEGDGAVVRSNMLKFLDPFLMLYDFSVTPPGGFPDHPHRGFETVTYMLQGGITYQDFAGHKGTIHTGDVQWMTVGRGIVHSEMPAGEGTHRSLQLWINLSSEDKMIEPSYQELLSDDIPRAEKDGVEARVIAGESMGVKSPVYTRTPIMYLDFTLKPRAQVHQSIPESWSAFVYIIEGEGAFGLLNSQATAHHVLVLGSGDGLSLWNRSSKPLRFILAAGQPINEPVVQHGPFVMNTQAEIEQTIEDYRNCKNGFEMAKYWRSQ encoded by the exons ATGCAAGCTATATGTAACAAGTTCTTGTTCAGCTTATACCCAACAACAACTACCAAGAGCA ATATCATGTCTGCATATAATCAATCCCCTGGTTTTAACAGACCCAGATTGGTCACCAAGGAGTTCCTAGCCACCCCCCAGTCTGAGGGTGACGGTGCAGTTGTTAGAAG CAATATGCTGAAGTTCTTGGATCCTTTTCTTATGTTGTATGATTTTTCAG TGACTCCTCCTGGTGGATTTCCTGATCACCCACATAGAG GTTTTGAGACTGTTACATATATGCTTCAG GGAGGCATAACTTATCAAGATTTTGCAGGGCATAAGGGAACAATTCACACTGGAGATGTGCAG TGGATGACTGTAGGAAGAGGGATTGTCCACTCAGAAATGCCAGCAGGAGAAGGAACACATAGGAGCTTGCAGCTTTGGATAAATCTATCTTCTGAAGACAAAAT GATCGAACCAAGCTATCAAGAACTTTTAAGTGATGACATCCCACGGGCAGAAAAAGATGGTGTTGAAGCACGAGTTATAGCGGGAGAATCAATGGGAGTTAAGTCTCCAGTATACACAAGAACACCAATAATGTATCTGGATTTCACTCTGAAACCAAGAGCTCAAGTGCATCAAAGCATTCCAGAATCATGGAGTGCATTTGTTTATATTATTGAAGGTGAAGGAGCCTTTGGGTTGCTAAACTCGCAAGCAACTGCTCACCATGTTCTGGTTTTGGGTTCTGGAGATGGTTTAAGCTTGTGGAATAGATCATCCAAGCCATTGAGATTCATACTAGCCGCAGGGCAACCGATCAATGAACCAGTGGTTCAGCATGGACCTTTTGTGATGAACACACAAGCTGAAATTGAACAAACTATTGAAGACTATCGCAATTGCAAAAATGGGTTTGAAATGGCGAAGTATTGGAGATCTCAATAA
- the LOC110644845 gene encoding pirin-like protein isoform X3 gives MSAYNQSPGFNRPRLVTKEFLATPQSEGDGAVVRSNMLKFLDPFLMLYDFSVTPPGGFPDHPHRGFETVTYMLQGGITYQDFAGHKGTIHTGDVQWMTVGRGIVHSEMPAGEGTHRSLQLWINLSSEDKMIEPSYQELLSDDIPRAEKDGVEARVIAGESMGVKSPVYTRTPIMYLDFTLKPRAQVHQSIPESWSAFVYIIEGEGAFGLLNSQATAHHVLVLGSGDGLSLWNRSSKPLRFILAAGQPINEPVVQHGPFVMNTQAEIEQTIEDYRNCKNGFEMAKYWRSQ, from the exons ATGTCTGCATATAATCAATCCCCTGGTTTTAACAGACCCAGATTGGTCACCAAGGAGTTCCTAGCCACCCCCCAGTCTGAGGGTGACGGTGCAGTTGTTAGAAG CAATATGCTGAAGTTCTTGGATCCTTTTCTTATGTTGTATGATTTTTCAG TGACTCCTCCTGGTGGATTTCCTGATCACCCACATAGAG GTTTTGAGACTGTTACATATATGCTTCAG GGAGGCATAACTTATCAAGATTTTGCAGGGCATAAGGGAACAATTCACACTGGAGATGTGCAG TGGATGACTGTAGGAAGAGGGATTGTCCACTCAGAAATGCCAGCAGGAGAAGGAACACATAGGAGCTTGCAGCTTTGGATAAATCTATCTTCTGAAGACAAAAT GATCGAACCAAGCTATCAAGAACTTTTAAGTGATGACATCCCACGGGCAGAAAAAGATGGTGTTGAAGCACGAGTTATAGCGGGAGAATCAATGGGAGTTAAGTCTCCAGTATACACAAGAACACCAATAATGTATCTGGATTTCACTCTGAAACCAAGAGCTCAAGTGCATCAAAGCATTCCAGAATCATGGAGTGCATTTGTTTATATTATTGAAGGTGAAGGAGCCTTTGGGTTGCTAAACTCGCAAGCAACTGCTCACCATGTTCTGGTTTTGGGTTCTGGAGATGGTTTAAGCTTGTGGAATAGATCATCCAAGCCATTGAGATTCATACTAGCCGCAGGGCAACCGATCAATGAACCAGTGGTTCAGCATGGACCTTTTGTGATGAACACACAAGCTGAAATTGAACAAACTATTGAAGACTATCGCAATTGCAAAAATGGGTTTGAAATGGCGAAGTATTGGAGATCTCAATAA
- the LOC110644845 gene encoding pirin-like protein isoform X2: MSAYNQSPGFNRPRLVTKEFLATPQSEGDGAVVRRYFFCNMLKFLDPFLMLYDFSVTPPGGFPDHPHRGFETVTYMLQGGITYQDFAGHKGTIHTGDVQWMTVGRGIVHSEMPAGEGTHRSLQLWINLSSEDKMIEPSYQELLSDDIPRAEKDGVEARVIAGESMGVKSPVYTRTPIMYLDFTLKPRAQVHQSIPESWSAFVYIIEGEGAFGLLNSQATAHHVLVLGSGDGLSLWNRSSKPLRFILAAGQPINEPVVQHGPFVMNTQAEIEQTIEDYRNCKNGFEMAKYWRSQ, from the exons ATGTCTGCATATAATCAATCCCCTGGTTTTAACAGACCCAGATTGGTCACCAAGGAGTTCCTAGCCACCCCCCAGTCTGAGGGTGACGGTGCAGTTGTTAGAAGGTACTTCTTTT GCAATATGCTGAAGTTCTTGGATCCTTTTCTTATGTTGTATGATTTTTCAG TGACTCCTCCTGGTGGATTTCCTGATCACCCACATAGAG GTTTTGAGACTGTTACATATATGCTTCAG GGAGGCATAACTTATCAAGATTTTGCAGGGCATAAGGGAACAATTCACACTGGAGATGTGCAG TGGATGACTGTAGGAAGAGGGATTGTCCACTCAGAAATGCCAGCAGGAGAAGGAACACATAGGAGCTTGCAGCTTTGGATAAATCTATCTTCTGAAGACAAAAT GATCGAACCAAGCTATCAAGAACTTTTAAGTGATGACATCCCACGGGCAGAAAAAGATGGTGTTGAAGCACGAGTTATAGCGGGAGAATCAATGGGAGTTAAGTCTCCAGTATACACAAGAACACCAATAATGTATCTGGATTTCACTCTGAAACCAAGAGCTCAAGTGCATCAAAGCATTCCAGAATCATGGAGTGCATTTGTTTATATTATTGAAGGTGAAGGAGCCTTTGGGTTGCTAAACTCGCAAGCAACTGCTCACCATGTTCTGGTTTTGGGTTCTGGAGATGGTTTAAGCTTGTGGAATAGATCATCCAAGCCATTGAGATTCATACTAGCCGCAGGGCAACCGATCAATGAACCAGTGGTTCAGCATGGACCTTTTGTGATGAACACACAAGCTGAAATTGAACAAACTATTGAAGACTATCGCAATTGCAAAAATGGGTTTGAAATGGCGAAGTATTGGAGATCTCAATAA